Proteins found in one Candidatus Omnitrophota bacterium genomic segment:
- a CDS encoding alpha/beta fold hydrolase, which produces MSVVFSFNIKECIKPKRNNDSVAEESFSLRGNNGATVILIHGLTGTPNEMKFLATFLNKKGYSVICPRLAMHGEPIRVLKYAKWQEFYESVRNLFINGELADNKGPVFTSGLSMGALLALLAADEFKEKVSGVSCLAPTLFYDGWNSPGSEIFLPFAYHTPLKYFAYFKEEPPYGIKNEAMQGRIHKYYGDAKLDDMDNVAQYGYPYFPVTLLYQLHLLVKHLTKKLPAMDFPVQLIQAKDDDMASVKNSKFIYDRVKTEMKEMVLLYDSYHVITADQERDIVGEKMDDFFTRVMASKH; this is translated from the coding sequence TAATATTAAAGAGTGCATAAAACCGAAGCGGAATAATGACTCCGTCGCGGAAGAGAGTTTTTCTCTGAGAGGCAATAACGGAGCGACAGTTATTCTTATTCATGGGCTCACCGGTACTCCCAATGAAATGAAGTTTTTGGCGACATTTTTAAATAAAAAAGGTTACTCTGTAATATGCCCAAGATTGGCTATGCACGGAGAGCCGATAAGGGTATTGAAATACGCCAAATGGCAGGAATTTTATGAATCCGTCCGCAATCTATTTATAAACGGAGAACTTGCCGATAATAAGGGGCCGGTCTTTACTTCGGGGCTGTCTATGGGCGCGCTTCTGGCTCTTCTTGCCGCAGATGAGTTCAAGGAAAAGGTCTCCGGCGTAAGCTGCCTGGCGCCGACGTTATTCTATGACGGATGGAACTCTCCGGGCTCAGAAATATTTCTTCCGTTTGCCTACCACACACCATTAAAATATTTCGCGTATTTTAAAGAAGAGCCGCCTTACGGAATCAAGAATGAAGCGATGCAGGGGCGTATACATAAATATTACGGTGATGCGAAACTCGACGATATGGATAATGTCGCCCAGTACGGATATCCTTATTTTCCGGTTACACTTCTTTATCAGCTGCACCTTCTGGTCAAACATCTGACAAAAAAACTCCCGGCGATGGACTTTCCGGTACAGCTTATCCAGGCTAAAGATGATGACATGGCCAGCGTGAAGAATTCCAAATTTATTTACGACAGGGTAAAGACCGAGATGAAAGAGATGGTACTGTTGTACGATTCATATCATGTGATAACCGCCGATCAGGAACGGGATATAGTGGGGGAAAAGATGGACGATTTCTTCACCCGTGTAATGGCCTCAAAACATTAG
- a CDS encoding helix-turn-helix transcriptional regulator translates to MIGKNIKKIRQQKNLSQEKLARLTDISLNTLTKIESGFTKRPSIQTIYKIAKALEVPMENLVE, encoded by the coding sequence ATGATCGGAAAAAATATTAAAAAAATAAGACAGCAAAAAAATTTATCCCAAGAAAAGCTAGCCCGCCTAACTGATATATCCCTTAATACTTTGACAAAAATCGAATCTGGTTTTACAAAAAGACCATCCATCCAGACCATTTATAAAATTGCTAAAGCGCTCGAAGTGCCGATGGAGAATCTAGTAGAGTGA